A portion of the Vreelandella subglaciescola genome contains these proteins:
- a CDS encoding ABC transporter ATP-binding protein: MFSRVLAPLFDYFEARINPYPDGRVETPPKGLMAFLWHFSRPVWPMLLWMSLFTALVSATEVVFFNYMGELVDWLAGVERVGFWQAHGAALIGVGIAMLIGLPLLVLLQSLVTNQSIFGNYPMIGRWLSHRHMLGQSLAFYQDEFAGRVSQKVMQTALAIRETVTKVMDLLVYAIVYFTGAAILLIKADIWLALPLFVWLLGYLAIMRFFVPRLRNVSMAQANARAQMTGRVVDSYSNIQTIKLFADTRHEQNYAREAMEGFMTTVHGQMRLVTVLSVCLTLLNTLLLVGMAATVLVAWYTQVISLGVLAIAIALVMRVRFMSDWILWEVARLFENVGTVQDGMNTIANAPAVRDAPEAPTLAVPRGEIRFDALHFGYAEAGGAYKPVFDSLDLTIAPGEKVGLIGRSGAGKSTLANLLLRFYDLQGGAIRIDGQNIAEVTQTSLRHQIGMVTQDTSLLHRSLRDNIRYGSPDAGDDAVWDAVRQAHADGFINDLVDPEGRRGLDAHVGERGVKLSGGQRQRIAIARVLLKNAPILVLDEATSALDSEVEAAIQEQLEHLMQGKTVIAIAHRLSTIAMLDRLLVVDGGQIVEAGTHRELLAKNGIYARLWKHQSGGFIGLDAPDQASTDKGYLDPA; encoded by the coding sequence ATGTTCAGCCGTGTGTTAGCGCCGCTGTTTGACTACTTTGAGGCGCGGATTAACCCCTACCCCGACGGCCGTGTGGAAACGCCGCCCAAGGGGCTGATGGCCTTTTTATGGCATTTTTCGCGCCCGGTGTGGCCGATGCTTCTGTGGATGTCGCTGTTTACCGCGCTGGTGTCGGCCACCGAGGTCGTGTTTTTCAATTACATGGGCGAGCTGGTCGACTGGCTGGCCGGCGTTGAGCGCGTGGGCTTCTGGCAGGCGCACGGCGCCGCGCTGATTGGCGTCGGTATCGCCATGCTGATCGGGTTGCCGCTGTTGGTGCTGCTGCAGTCGCTGGTGACCAACCAGAGCATTTTCGGCAACTATCCGATGATTGGCCGCTGGCTCTCGCATCGTCACATGCTGGGCCAGAGTCTGGCCTTTTATCAGGACGAGTTTGCCGGCCGCGTGTCGCAAAAGGTGATGCAAACGGCGCTGGCGATTCGCGAAACCGTGACCAAGGTCATGGACCTGCTGGTGTACGCCATCGTGTATTTTACCGGCGCGGCGATTTTGTTGATCAAGGCCGATATCTGGCTGGCGCTGCCGCTGTTCGTATGGCTGCTGGGGTATTTGGCGATCATGCGCTTTTTTGTGCCGCGTCTGCGCAACGTATCCATGGCTCAGGCCAACGCCCGCGCGCAGATGACTGGCCGCGTGGTCGACAGCTACAGCAATATTCAGACCATCAAGCTGTTTGCCGATACCCGACACGAACAAAACTATGCGCGTGAAGCGATGGAAGGCTTCATGACCACGGTACACGGCCAGATGCGTCTGGTGACCGTGCTCAGCGTGTGCCTGACGCTGCTCAATACGCTGCTGCTGGTGGGCATGGCGGCGACGGTGCTGGTGGCCTGGTATACGCAGGTGATCTCGCTTGGCGTGCTGGCGATTGCCATCGCGCTGGTGATGCGCGTGCGCTTCATGTCCGACTGGATTCTATGGGAAGTGGCGCGGCTGTTTGAAAACGTGGGCACCGTACAGGACGGCATGAATACCATTGCCAATGCGCCGGCGGTGCGTGACGCGCCCGAGGCCCCAACGCTGGCGGTGCCTCGTGGCGAAATCCGCTTCGATGCGCTGCATTTTGGCTACGCCGAAGCCGGCGGCGCCTACAAACCGGTGTTCGACAGCCTCGATCTGACCATTGCCCCGGGCGAGAAGGTCGGGCTGATCGGCCGCTCGGGGGCGGGCAAGTCAACGCTTGCCAACCTGCTGCTGCGCTTTTACGACCTGCAGGGCGGGGCGATACGCATCGACGGGCAAAATATTGCCGAGGTCACCCAGACCTCGCTGCGCCACCAGATCGGCATGGTGACCCAGGATACTTCGCTTTTGCACCGCTCATTGCGCGATAACATCCGCTACGGCAGCCCCGACGCCGGCGATGATGCCGTCTGGGACGCGGTGCGACAGGCCCACGCCGATGGCTTTATCAATGATCTGGTCGACCCCGAAGGGCGCCGCGGGCTGGACGCCCACGTTGGTGAGCGCGGGGTGAAGCTTTCCGGCGGGCAGCGCCAGCGCATTGCGATTGCCCGGGTGCTGCTGAAAAACGCGCCGATTCTGGTGCTCGACGAAGCGACCTCGGCGTTGGATTCCGAGGTCGAAGCGGCGATTCAGGAGCAGCTTGAGCACCTGATGCAGGGCAAGACGGTGATCGCGATTGCCCACCGCCTGTCGACCATCGCGATGCTCGACCGCCTGCTGGTGGTGGACGGCGGTCAGATTGTCGAGGCCGGCACCCACCGCGAGCTGCTGGCCAAAAACGGCATCTACGCGCGGCTGTGGAAACACCAGTCGGGCGG